A genomic window from Cardiocondyla obscurior isolate alpha-2009 linkage group LG02, Cobs3.1, whole genome shotgun sequence includes:
- the Trio gene encoding triple functional domain protein isoform X4, which yields MDGTRAAEVLPLLQERLAILPGGRDRRGGPVLLFPSTPRRERAKPEDYRRLLQYLFAIPSDEARGLRFTVIVDMRGTTWDSVKPILKVLHEHFHRTVHVTFLIKPENFWQKQRTSLGKQKKYNFEINTISLEALVKVIDPSQLTADLDGSLQYDHAQWIDTRLVVEDFTWQAADLLDRLDDLQEDLSRNDFADDVAGAKHGIDLHNEMKKKIMKVPVEEIEVLGQRLLQRFNNSATATGGEGGSIDNGAASCTDSDGRALATLVIQHLDSVHAAQQHLLQLWHIKKMKLDQCFQLRLFEQDCEKMFDWICHNREAFLATYVEIGRSYQLAKNLQEEHKHFTMSSMNVYVNINKILTMAGKLLETQHYAAGHVRAVAGRLDRAWKEFAAGLDERTAVLSLSVVFHHKAEQYVDNVPGWSQACEISNLPSEIPVLESHIRQHQTLYEAMCQAYTEVHSTSKKLLYQLDHLVQVCNQPQGIDHVARKHSQDGHNIDSHTGTSGNPAADYSEGASHVLAVIHQILGHHRALEARWHARKVKLHQRLALKLFQEDVKQVLDWLTNHGEVFIRKNTGVGRNLQKARVYQKSHEHFENVAQNTYTNATKLLTAAEELAHTGECAPDEIYAVAQELEAHVSSFAARVEQRRRRLDLAVVFYTHEKELTGWVDELRQELQQDEVAENLETAERLLEQCAQHRSSCMEACASTIAQGEALLQELREATDAPDTTGSISAVESALDRLASLRQELEDLWATKKLRLELCLRLRVFERDALEASGQLEMWAQELQGPPREGSPEQLLRVHNDGVAHMQNTAFQILHRGQELAQVLEEAGVCIMADGQHSAAARVQVLLEFLNERELDAEDLAEMRRVRLEQASQLLQLQTDASHVIKWIRNGESILLASLRIPDDFEDADQLGKEHYHFQLAITNTHASAVQVKHKADALINGNHYDPKSIREVAEDVTKRWQQLVTCAEERHKLITASLNFYKTVDSVRSVLDSLELQYNVDDDWCADGEKAAGIPASITRHQEQKEAFLKACTLVRRTGETFLKYINRSLQFYSYHANSAGSANKVKNILEELVSKENKVLEYWTQRKKRLDQCHQYVLFERSAKQALEWIKETGELYLATHINVGKNRIENEQLLQEHIEFKGAAKETRERVKLLIQLADNLVERGHAHAAAIKQAVAEVDQRYKDFSTRMDCYKTQIEGDLGIQPDEVHRDLSIDRNSDPLLEEKIKGKDLKELNEEKRRSARRKEFIMAELLQTERTYVKDLETCIRCFLDETRSGKGNVPAGLQNRESIIFSNIEEIHQFHSNVFLRELEKYETMPEDVGHCFVVWAPKFDMYVTYCKNKPESNQLLITHSGTWFEELQRKHRVEHPIAAYLIKPVQRITKYQLLLKDLQACCQEGQGEIKEGLEVMLNVPKKANDALHLSLLEGCDVSIDALGDVVLQDSFTVWDPKQLIRKGRDRHIFLFELYLLFTKEVKDSAGKVKYVYKNRLLTSELGVTEHIEGDECKFAVWTGRAPTSDTRVVLRANSMDAKQLWVMRLREVIQETFLGKNMPKSPAKKSSSQRSSRDLEECASLDESVENLDRNSLASFGSTNTTDSDKTGVVEMTWVVADHMAAPGSRELSVTKGQQVEVLENGSTNTGTTAGVTNTGEWTLVRLPLTPGQVEPAAEGLVPTSALKQPPAASCKTSPSRKASTQQQQQPQQQQSHQHHHQQQQSHHHPYHQQQINQAIVQAQQQPTAVSSSTTANTLPPTCGVAGVPPTTQQATSLTALSSAVLSPMLSEDTENAGSDGSGSTSTNSPGNKRRGFSGRKWLPPSLRKLSQGKVEKTNTAVPPASSPPLIGPSLKKSSSDKRFKLPSGVEHNRPGKAAFEVEAEAHEVSKEESEEQQEVDVDVDADVTESDDTAVTSLQEQNGGEDADDDLELPPPMKPITEPILVATANGPSGSAIPSELPGKRSASLSERTTKILDGGATTADLSEIEQIVKERMEQHTENQERHSLMRTPNGKSLSNEEEYCNAAINAIASDESDPESAAIAKRQFVIRELVDTERDYVNDLKQIVEGYMALMRDPDCEIPLPEDLRAGKDKMVFGNIEAIYEWHRDFFLKALERCLERPEELGPLFKRYERKLHMYVVYCQNKPVSEYIVSEHIDTYFEELRQKLGHRLQLCDLLIKPVQRITKYQLLLREALRLTERTQRLSEIEGLRAAAHVMRVIPKAANDMMDVGRLQGFDGKITAQGKLLLHGPLLVSEISNASMRGKEWQVFLFEQNIIFSETVGKKTQFTNPVYIYKAHIQVNKMSLEDSNDDPEKFIIRSTDPRNPGLGFCCSVAEESNGPRRQEWVDTITAILQTQRDFLKAIQSPIAYQKELTKDPLRVTVSGTTTTTSEPVRATMSVPPTLIISGSTNRDKDHRPTQPLQRSQTGGLEHVQPRTPSPTKSRLTFLEGFKNTLRTRSPIRNNSIPQQRGSSSSS from the exons atgGATGGTACACGAGCGGCAGAAGTGTTGCCATTGCTGCAAGAACGCTTGGCAATACTACCAGGTGGACGAGATCGCAGGGGAGGGCCTGTGCTCTTGTTTCCAAGCACACCGAGACGCGAACGTGCAAAACCCGAGGATTACAGACGTCTCCTACAGTATTTGTTTGCCATCCCAAGTGATGAAGCTAGAGGCCTGCGATTTACCGTAATTGTGGATATGCGTGGTACAACATGGGACTCAGTTAAACCTATTTTAAag GTGTTGCATGAACATTTTCATCGTACAGTTCATGTAACTTTTCTTATTAAACCGGAAAATTTTTGGCAGAAACAAAGAACTTCGTTGGgtaaacagaaaaaatataattttgag atcAATACAATCAGCTTAGAGGCTCTTGTAAAAGTTATAGATCCTTCTCAGCTCACTGCAGATTTAGATGGATCCTTACAATACGATCATGCCCAATGGATTGACACTAGATTGGTTGTAGAAGATTTCACATGGCAGGCAGCAGATCTTCTCGATCGATTAGACGACTTGCAAGAAGATCTCAGTCGAAATGACTTTGCTGACGATGTTGCGGGAGCTAAGCACGGAATCGATCTGCATAAcgagatgaaaaagaaaatcatgaAAGTCCCAGTAGAAGAGATTGAAGTTCTCGGACAACGCCTACTTCAGCGATTTAacaata GTGCAACAGCAACCGGCGGGGAAGGAGGAAGTATCGATAATGGCGCGGCAAGTTGCACAGATTCCGATGGACGGGCACTGGCAACTCTAGTTATTCAGCATTTGGATTCCGTGCACGCTGCTCAACAACATCTATTGCAACTGTGGCACATCAAGAAGATGAAATTGGATCAGTGTTTTCAGCTGCGATTGTTCGAGCAAGATTGTGAAAAGATGTTCGATTGGATTTGTCACAATCGAGAAGCGTTTCTCGCCACTTACGTAGAGATCGGCCGCTCGTATCAATTGGCCAAAAATCTGCAGGAGGAGCATAAACATTTTACAATGAGTTCGATGAACGTTTACGTgaacataaataaaatcctTACAATGGCTGGCAAGTTACTGGAGACGCAGCATTACGCGGCTGGACATGTACGAGCAGTAGCAGGACGTCTAGATCGAGCTTGGAAGGAGTTCGCCGCGGGTCTTGACGAGCGTACCGCAGTACTTAGTTTAAGTGTAGTGTTTCACCATAAAGCGGAACAGTATGTTGATAATGTTCCTGGTTGGAGTCAAGCATGTGAGATTAGTAATCTGCCCAGTGAAATTCCAGTGCTCGAATCTCATATTCGTCAACATCAAACTCTCTACGAAGCTATGTGTCAGGCATATACAGAg GTGCATAGTACCAGTAAGAAGCTTCTTTATCAACTGGATCATCTTGTGCAAGTCTGTAATCAACCACAAGGAATTGACCATGTCGCCAGAAAACAT AGTCAAGACGGACATAACATCGACAGTCATACTGGCACCAGTGGTAATCCAGCAGCTGATTACAGCGAAGGTGCATCTCACGTATTAGCCGTCATTCATCAAATTCTTGGTCATCATCGAGCATTGGAAGCCCGTTGGCACGCTCGTAAAGTCAAGTTACATCAACGGCTTGCATTAAA gtTATTTCAAGAAGATGTGAAACAAGTTCTTGACTGGCTGACAAACCATGGGGAagtttttattagaaaaaacaCAGGTGTAGGCCGTAATCTGCAGAAAGCACGCGTGTATCAAAAAAGCCACGAACACTTTGAAAACGTTGCTCAG AATACTTACACAAATGCGACTAAACTTTTAACCGCCGCTGAAGAACTTGCTCACACAGGGGAATGCGCTCCTGATGAAATATATGCGGTGGCACAAGAATTGGAGGCTCACGTTAGTAGTTTTGCAGCGAGAGTCGAACAACGGCGCCGTAGATTGGATTTAGCAGTAGTGTTTTATACTCATGAAAAAgag ctcACCGGTTGGGTAGACGAGTTACGTCAGGAACTGCAACAAGATGAAGTTGCAGAAAACTTAGAGACAGCTGAAAGATTATTGGAACAATGCGCGCAGCATAGATCGTCCTGTATGGAGGCATGTGCTTCGACAATAGCCCAGGGAGAAGCTCTGCTACAAGAACTTCGCGAGGCAACCGATGCACCCGACACAACCGGCTCAATATCAGCAGTAGAGTCAGCTTTAGATAGATTAGCGAGCTTGAGGCAAGAATTAGAAGATTTGTGGGCCACCAAAAAACTAAGATTGGAACTATGCCTACGACTACGCGTCTTCGAGCGTGATGCGTTAGAAGCGAGTGGCCAACTGGAAATGTGGGCACAAGAACTGCAAGGTCCGCCACGAGAAGGTTCACCCGAGCAATTGCTGCGCGTGCATAACGACGGAGTCGCTCACATGCAGAATACTGCTTTTCAAATTCTGCACCGTGGTCAAGAATTGGCTCAAGTTTTGGAGGAGGCAGGGGTGTGCATTATGGCTGATGGTCAGCATAGCGCAGCGGCGCGAGTACAGGTGCTTCTTGAGTTTTTAAATGAGAGAGAATTAGACGCGGAGGATCTTGCAGAAATGCGAAGGGTACGACTAGAACAGGCATCTCAATTATTGCAACTACAAACAGACGCTTCTCATGTGATTAAGTGGATACGAAACGGTGAATCGATATTACTAGCCTCACTAAGGATACCAGACGATTTCGAAGACGCCGACCAATTAGGAAAGGAACATTATCATTTTCAACTCGCGATAACAAATACTCATGCGTCCGCCGTGCAAGTAAAGCATAAAGCGGATGCTTTAATAAACGGAAACCATTACGATCCCAAAAGTATCCGAGAAGTCGCCGAGGATGTTACCAAACGATGGCAGCAGTTAGTGACTTGTGCGGAAGAAcgacataaattaattactgccagtttaaatttttacaaaacggTAGATTCGGTACGTTCAGTTCTCGACAGTTTAGAATTGCAATATAATGTGGACGACGATTGGTGCGCTGATGGAGAAAAAGCCGCCGGAATACCGGCGAGCATTACCAGACACCAAGAGCAAAAGGAAGCCTTTTTAAAAGCTTGTACACTGGTACGACGAACTGGTGAAAcattcttaaaatatataaatcgtaGTCTGCAATTTTATAGTTATCATGCTAATAGCGCCGGTTCTGCAAACAaagtcaaaaatattttggaGGAGTTAGTTAGTAAGGAAAATAAAGTGTTAGAATATTGGACGCAGCGAAAGAAACGGTTAGATCAATGTCATCAGTATGTTTTGTTTGAACGTAGCGCGAAGCAGGCTCTCGAATGGATTAAAGAAACCGGAGAATTGTATTTAGCGACACATATTAATGTCGGTAAGAATCGCATTGAGAATGAGCAATTGTTGCAAGAGCATATCGAGTTCAAAGGTGCAGCGAAAGAAACAAGGGAAAGAGTGAAATTATTGATTCAACTCGCTGATAATTTAGTCGAAAGGGGTCATGCACATGCCGCGGCGATCAAGCAAGCCGTTGCCGAAGTTGATCAGCGATACAAAGACTTCAGCACGCGAATGGATTGTTACAAGACACAAATAGAAGGTGATTTAGGTATACAGCCTGACGAGGTACACAGAGATCTGTCTATTGACCGAAATTCGGATCCGTTGCtggaagagaaaattaaaggTAAAGATCTGAAAGAATTAAACGAGGAGAAAAGAAGATCTGCACGAAGAAAAGAGTTTATTATGGCTGAACTCTTGCAAACTGAACGTACGTACGTAAAAGACTTGGAAACTTGCATCCGTTGCTTCTTGGATGAGACACGAAGTGGAAAGGGAAACGTTCCAGCGGGTTTACAAAATCgagaatcaattatttttagcaaCATAGAAGAGATCCATCAGTTTCACAGTAACGTATTTTTACGCGAACTGGAAAAATACGAAACCATGCCAGAAGACGTAGGACATTGTTTTGTAGTGTGG GCACCTAAATTCGACATGTATGTAACTTACTGTAAGAATAAACCTGAGAGCAATCAATTGTTAATAACGCACAGTGGAACGTGGTTTGAGGAATTGCAGAGAAAACATAGAGTAGAACATCCTATCGCTGCATATTTAATCAAACCTGTACAGAGAATTACTAAGTATCAGCTGCTACTAAAGGACTTACag gctTGTTGCCAAGAGGGACAaggcgaaataaaagaaggattAGAAGTGATGTTAAATGTGCCTAAAAAAGCTAACGATGCCTTACACTTAAGTCTACTGGAAGGTTGCGACGTTAGTATAGATGCGCTCGGTGACGTTGTATTACAAGATTCGTTCACAGTATGGGACCCAAAACAGTTAATCAGGAAAGGAAGAGATCGtcacatatttctttttgaattGTATCTTCTTTTTACGAAGGAAGTCAAAGATTCCGCAGGAAAG GTGaaatacgtttataaaaatcgcTTGCTGACCTCGGAGTTGGGCGTGACCGAGCATATCGAAGGCGACGAATGCAAATTCGCGGTATGGACAGGACGGGCACCGACTAGCGACACGCGCGTAGTATTGCGGGCAAATTCAATGGACGCGAAGCAGCTGTGGGTGATGCGGTTACGCGAGGTGATACAGGAGACCTTTTTGGGCAAGAATATGCCCAAGAGCCCGGCTAAAAAGAGCTCCAGTCAACGTTCGAGCAGAGATTTGGAAGAATGCGCATCTTTGGACGAAAGTGTGGAGAATCTTGATAGAAATTCCTTGGCTTCCTTCGGTTCGACTAATACTACTGATTCCGATAAG ACCGGAGTTGTCGAGATGACGTGGGTGGTCGCCGATCATATGGCCGCACCGGGTTCCAGAGAACTCAGCGTAACGAAAGGGCAGCAGGTCGAGGTACTGGAGAACGGTAGCACGAACACCGGTACCACCGCCGGTGTGACAAACACCGGCGAGTGGACCCTGGTTCGTCTGCCGCTCACACCTGGACAAGTTGAGCCGGCTGCGGAGGGTCTGGTCCCTACCAGCGCCCTGAAGCAGCCGCCGGCTGCCTCCTGCAAAACTTCGCCGTCCAGGAAAGCGTCCacgcaacagcagcagcagccgcaACAACAACAGTCGCATCAACATCATCATCAGCAACAGCAGTCACATCATCATCCGTATCATCAGCAACAGATCAATCAAGCAATCGTCCAAGCGCAGCAGCAGCCAACTGCCGTCTCGTCATCGACCACCGCCAATACGTTGCCACCGACCTGCGGTGTCGCCGGCGTCCCGCCGACGACGCAGCAGGCTACCTCGTTGACCGCACTGTCGTCCGCGGTGCTGTCGCCGATGTTGTCGGAAGACACGG aaaaCGCCGGAAGCGACGGCAGCGGATCAACCAGTACAAATTCACCCGGCAATAAGAGGCGGGGTTTCAGCGG ACGGAAATGGCTGCCACCTTCTTTACGCAAACTTAGCCAAGGTAAAGTCGAGAAAACCAATACGGCTGTGCCTCCGGCGTCATCACCTCCTTTGATTGGGCCGTCTTTGAAGAAAAGCAGCTCGgacaaacgttttaaattACCGAGTGGTGTTGAGCACAATCGGCCCGGCAAGGCGGCGTTCGAGGTCGAGGCCGAAGCGCATGAGGTCAGCaaggaagagagcgaggagcAGCAGGAAGTTGACGTTGATGTTGACGCCGACGTTACGGAAAGCGATGATACGGCGGTGACGAGTTTGCAGGAACAGAACGGCGGTGAAGATGCCGATGACGATCTGGAACTTCCTCCTCCGATGAAGCCTATAACTGAACCGATACTTGTTGCTACCGCAAATGGTCCATCAGGCTCCGCAATACCAAGTGAATTACCTGGAAAACGg tCCGCCAGTCTGTCAGAACGTACGACGAAAATACTCGATGGCGGTGCGACAACAGCCGATCTCTCGGAGATCGAACAGATTGTCAAGGAAAGAATG GAGCAGCATACAGAAAATCAGGAAAGGCATAGTCTCATGAGAACTCCTAACGGGAAATCGTTGAGCAACGAAGAGGAATATTGCAACGCGGCTATTAATGCAATCGCTTCCGACGAGTCAGATCCAGAAAGTGCCGCGATTGCAAAGCGACAGTTTGTCATTCGCGAGTTAGTGGATACTGAGAGAGATTACGTCAATGACTTAAAGCAGATAGTTGAAGGCTACATGGCACTAATGCGAGATCCTGACTGCGAAATCCCTTTACCAGAAGATCTGCGCGCTGGGAAAGATAAGATGGTTTTCGGTAACATAGAAGCTATCTATGAGTGGCATAGAGA CTTTTTCCTCAAAGCTTTGGAACGTTGTTTGGAACGTCCTGAAGAGCTAGGACCTCTCTTTAAACGTTACGAGCGGAAGCTGCACATGTACGTGGTGTATTGCCAGAACAAACCCGTTTCGGAGTACATCGTGTCCGAACACATAGATACTTATTTCGAG GAACTTAGGCAAAAACTTGGGCATCGTTTGCAACTCTGCGACTTGCTGATCAAGCCCGTACAAAGGATTACAAAATATCAACTTCTTCTACGGGAGGCACTGCGCCTCACTGAGCGAACTCAAAGGTTATCGGAAATCGAAGGCCTCAGAGCGGCGGCTCATGTCATGCGAGTTATTCCTAAAGCTGCAAACGATATGATGGACGTTGGGAGATTACAAGGTTTCGAT ggtaAAATTACAGCGCAAGGGAAGCTTTTGTTACACGGCCCACTTCTGGTGTCAGAAATATCAAACGCATCGATGAGAGGAAAAGAATGgcaagtttttcttttcgaacaaaatattatcttCAGCGAAACTGTCGGCAAGAAAACGCAGTTCACCAATCCtgtctatatatataaagctCATATTCAG GTAAACAAAATGAGTCTTGAAGATTCGAATGATGATCCAGAGAAATTTATCATTCGGTCAACGGATCCCCGAAATCCCGGGCTAGGATTCTGCTGTAGCGTAGCAGAAGAAAGTAATGGACCGCGCAGGCAGGAGTGGGTAGATACCATCACTGCCATCCTGCAAACTCAGCGCGACTTCCTGAAGGCGATACAATCACCGATTGCCTACCAGAAGGAACTTACCAAAGACCCACT CCGTGTCACCGTCTCCggcaccaccaccaccacgtCTGAACCAGTACGAGCGACCATGTCGGTTCCGCCGACTCTGATCATCTCTGGATCGACGAATCGAGACAAGGACCATAGGCCGACTCAACCGTTGCAACGTTCGCAAACTGGAGGACTGGAGCATGTACAGCCACGTACGCCGAGCCCGACAAAGAGTAGGCTGACTTTCCTGGAAGGATTTAAGAATACTCTACGCACACGCTCGCCGATTCGCAACAATTCCATCCCG CAGCAAAGGggctcttcctcttcttcttga